The Streptomyces sp. NBC_00691 genome has a segment encoding these proteins:
- a CDS encoding cysteine desulfurase, translating into MTSAHQGLSGLLDTEAIRKDFPLLDRVVHDGKKIVYLDSAATSQKPRQVLDALNTYYERHNANVHRGVYTVAEEATALYEGARDKVAAFINAPSRDEVIFTKNASESLNLVANMLGWADEPYRVDHETEIAITEMEHHSNIVPWQLLSQRTGAKLKWFGLTDDGRLDLSNIEEVITEKTKIVSFTLVSNLLGTVNPVETIIRRAQEVGALVCIDASQAAPHMVLDVQALQADFVAFTGHKMCGPTGIGVLWGRQELLEDLPPFLGGGEMIETVSMHSSTYAPAPHKFEAGTPPIAQAVGLGAAVDYLSAIGMENIARHEHAITEYAVRRLQEVPDLRIIGPTTAEDRGAAISFTLGDIHPHDVGQVLDEEGIAVRVGHHCARPVCLRYGIPATTRASFYLYSTPAEVDALVAGLEHVRNFFG; encoded by the coding sequence GTGACTTCTGCCCATCAGGGGCTCTCCGGCCTCCTCGACACCGAGGCGATCCGCAAGGACTTCCCGCTCCTGGATCGCGTGGTCCACGACGGCAAGAAGATCGTGTACCTCGACTCCGCGGCGACCTCGCAGAAGCCGCGGCAGGTCCTCGACGCGCTCAACACGTACTACGAGCGTCACAACGCCAACGTCCACCGCGGCGTCTACACGGTCGCCGAGGAGGCGACGGCGCTGTACGAAGGCGCCCGTGACAAGGTCGCGGCCTTCATCAACGCCCCGAGCCGCGACGAGGTGATCTTCACCAAGAACGCCTCGGAGTCGCTCAACCTGGTGGCCAACATGCTGGGCTGGGCCGACGAGCCCTACCGCGTGGACCACGAGACCGAGATCGCCATCACGGAGATGGAGCACCACTCCAACATCGTGCCGTGGCAGCTGCTCTCGCAGCGCACGGGCGCGAAGCTGAAGTGGTTCGGCCTCACCGACGACGGCCGTCTCGACCTCTCGAACATCGAAGAGGTCATCACCGAGAAGACCAAGATCGTCTCGTTCACGCTGGTCTCGAACCTGCTGGGCACGGTCAACCCGGTCGAGACGATCATCCGTCGCGCCCAGGAGGTCGGTGCGCTCGTCTGCATCGACGCCTCCCAGGCGGCCCCGCACATGGTCCTGGACGTGCAGGCGCTCCAGGCCGACTTCGTGGCCTTCACCGGCCACAAGATGTGCGGCCCGACGGGCATCGGCGTCCTCTGGGGCCGCCAGGAGCTGCTCGAGGACCTGCCGCCCTTCCTGGGCGGCGGTGAGATGATCGAGACCGTCTCGATGCACTCCTCGACGTACGCGCCGGCCCCGCACAAGTTCGAGGCGGGTACGCCCCCGATCGCCCAGGCCGTCGGCCTCGGCGCGGCCGTGGACTACCTCTCGGCGATCGGTATGGAGAACATCGCGCGCCACGAGCACGCGATCACCGAGTACGCCGTCCGGCGCCTCCAGGAGGTTCCGGACCTGCGGATCATCGGCCCCACCACGGCCGAGGACCGCGGCGCGGCGATCTCCTTCACGCTCGGCGACATCCACCCGCACGACGTGGGCCAGGTCCTCGACGAAGAGGGCATCGCGGTCCGGGTCGGCCACCACTGCGCGCGGCCGGTCTGCCTGCGGTACGGAATTCCTGCGACCACGCGGGCGTCGTTCTATCTGTACTCCACCCCGGCCGAGGTCGACGCCCTGGTCGCGGGTCTGGAGCACGTACGGAACTTCTTCGGCTAG
- the sufC gene encoding Fe-S cluster assembly ATPase SufC gives MATLEIRNLHVSVEAENGPREILKGVDLTIKQGETHAVMGPNGSGKSTLAYSLAGHPKYTVTGGTVTLDGEDVLEMSVDERARAGVFLAMQYPVEVPGVSVSNFLRTSATAIRGEAPKLRTWVKEVKSAMEQLQMDPAFAERNVNEGFSGGEKKRHEILQLELLKPKIAILDETDSGLDVDALRQVSEGVNRVRETGEVGTLLITHYTRILRYIKPDFVHVFSAGRIVESGGAELADKLENEGYEAYSTKGGASA, from the coding sequence ATGGCAACGCTTGAAATCCGCAACCTGCACGTCTCCGTCGAGGCCGAGAACGGCCCCCGCGAGATCCTCAAGGGTGTCGACCTGACCATCAAGCAGGGCGAGACCCACGCCGTCATGGGCCCCAACGGCTCCGGCAAGTCGACCCTGGCGTACTCGCTCGCCGGCCACCCGAAGTACACGGTCACCGGCGGCACCGTCACCCTCGACGGCGAGGACGTCCTGGAGATGTCGGTCGACGAGCGCGCCCGCGCCGGCGTCTTCCTGGCCATGCAGTACCCGGTCGAGGTCCCCGGTGTCTCGGTCTCCAACTTCCTGCGCACCTCCGCCACCGCCATCCGCGGCGAGGCCCCCAAGCTGCGCACCTGGGTGAAGGAGGTCAAGTCCGCGATGGAGCAGCTCCAGATGGACCCGGCCTTCGCCGAGCGCAACGTCAACGAGGGCTTCTCCGGCGGTGAGAAGAAGCGCCACGAGATCCTCCAGCTGGAGCTCCTCAAGCCGAAGATCGCGATCCTCGACGAGACCGACTCCGGCCTGGACGTCGACGCGCTGCGCCAGGTCTCCGAGGGCGTCAACCGAGTCCGCGAGACCGGCGAGGTCGGCACCCTGCTGATCACCCACTACACGCGGATCCTCCGCTACATCAAGCCCGACTTCGTGCACGTCTTCTCCGCGGGCCGCATCGTCGAGTCCGGCGGCGCCGAGCTCGCCGACAAGCTGGAGAACGAGGGTTACGAGGCCTACAGCACGAAGGGTGGCGCATCCGCGTGA
- a CDS encoding oxidoreductase gives MTIPPGPPPYGPPGQPPYGYGYAPPPPPPKPGVIPLAPLTFSTILTGAFATFGRYWKQLLGVGAAAYLGALLVVGAAIGVAYLAVGDGFPAVFDLPAGQDPRWDDVRPLIIAFVCVWLVAMVVFVGASALVAAACPAVVQEAVLGRPTSFGALWRRSWARVPAVLGTVFLTTAALLVPMVLLFGAFAAMVAALVADLGDLDSGATASDVSFTIPLLLLLAAVAVLPFGVWIWVKFSLAPAAAVMEGQGPVASMRRSAHLVRGDWWRMFGCLFAAGIMASVVGMLIQQLLSALASAPLSFSDFSGEDSAAVVGSMVVILTVLIIGQLISQAIVSVFPPLVTALLYVDQRIRKENLAPELARAAGLG, from the coding sequence ATGACGATTCCCCCAGGGCCACCTCCCTACGGCCCTCCCGGGCAGCCGCCCTACGGCTACGGCTACGCCCCGCCGCCCCCGCCGCCGAAGCCGGGGGTGATACCCCTGGCGCCGCTCACCTTCAGCACGATCCTGACCGGCGCCTTCGCCACCTTCGGCCGCTACTGGAAGCAGCTCCTCGGCGTGGGTGCGGCCGCCTACCTCGGCGCCCTGCTGGTCGTCGGTGCGGCGATCGGCGTCGCGTACCTGGCCGTCGGCGACGGCTTCCCCGCCGTGTTCGACCTGCCCGCGGGGCAGGATCCGCGGTGGGACGACGTCCGCCCGCTGATCATCGCCTTCGTCTGCGTCTGGCTGGTCGCCATGGTCGTGTTCGTCGGTGCGAGCGCCCTGGTGGCGGCGGCCTGCCCCGCCGTGGTCCAGGAGGCGGTGCTCGGCCGGCCCACCTCCTTCGGTGCCCTCTGGCGCCGGTCCTGGGCCCGGGTGCCGGCCGTGCTCGGCACCGTGTTCCTGACCACCGCGGCGCTGCTGGTCCCGATGGTCCTCCTCTTCGGCGCCTTCGCCGCGATGGTGGCTGCGCTCGTCGCCGACCTCGGGGACCTGGACAGCGGAGCGACGGCCTCCGACGTCTCGTTCACGATCCCCCTGCTGTTGCTCCTCGCCGCCGTGGCGGTCCTGCCGTTCGGAGTGTGGATCTGGGTGAAGTTCAGCCTGGCCCCGGCGGCCGCCGTGATGGAGGGCCAGGGCCCGGTGGCCTCGATGCGCCGCTCCGCGCACCTGGTCCGCGGCGACTGGTGGCGGATGTTCGGCTGCCTGTTCGCCGCCGGGATCATGGCCTCCGTCGTCGGCATGCTGATTCAGCAGCTCCTGTCCGCCCTGGCGTCGGCCCCGCTGTCGTTCAGCGACTTCTCCGGCGAGGACTCGGCCGCCGTGGTGGGTTCCATGGTCGTCATCCTCACGGTGTTGATCATCGGCCAGCTGATCAGCCAGGCGATCGTCTCCGTCTTCCCGCCGCTGGTCACGGCCCTGCTCTACGTGGACCAGCGCATCCGCAAGGAGAACCTGGCCCCGGAACTGGCCCGCGCGGCCGGACTCGGCTAG
- a CDS encoding bifunctional 3-phenylpropionate/cinnamic acid dioxygenase ferredoxin subunit produces MAFVRVCALSELEADTPKRVEVDGTPVSVVHTEGEVFAINDICSHANVSLSEGEVEDCAIECWLHGSSFDLRTGKPSGLPATRPVPVYPVKIEGDDVLVSVTQES; encoded by the coding sequence ATGGCCTTCGTCCGAGTCTGCGCGCTGAGCGAGCTGGAGGCCGACACCCCGAAGCGGGTCGAGGTCGACGGCACGCCGGTGTCGGTCGTGCACACCGAGGGCGAGGTGTTCGCGATCAACGACATCTGCTCGCACGCGAACGTCTCCCTCTCGGAGGGCGAGGTCGAGGACTGTGCCATCGAGTGCTGGCTGCACGGCTCCAGCTTCGACCTCCGCACCGGCAAGCCCTCCGGCCTTCCCGCGACGCGTCCCGTCCCCGTATACCCCGTAAAGATCGAAGGGGACGATGTGCTCGTCTCCGTCACCCAGGAGTCCTGA
- the sufB gene encoding Fe-S cluster assembly protein SufB — protein sequence MTTEISHPELEGLGRYEYGWADSDTAGATAKRGLNEDVVRDISSKKNEPEWMLKLRLKGLRLFDKKPMPTWGSDLSGIDFDNIKYFVRSTEKQAESWEDLPEDIKNTYDKLGIPEAEKQRLVAGVAAQYESEVVYHQIREDLEEQGVIFVDTDTALKEHEELFKEYFGTIIPVGDNKFASLNTAVWSGGSFIYVPKGVHVEIPLQAYFRINTENMGQFERTLIIVDEDAYVHYVEGCTAPIYSSDSLHSAVVEIIVKKGGRCRYTTIQNWSNNVYNLVTKRAVAYEGATMEWVDGNIGSKVTMKYPAVYLMGEHAKGETLSIAFAGEGQHQDAGAKMVHMAPNTSSNIVSKSVARGGGRTSYRGLIEIGEGAPGAKSNVLCDALLVDTISRSDTYPYVDVREDDVSMGHEATVSKVSEDQLFYLMSRGLTEFEAMAMIVRGFVEPIAKELPMEYALELNRLIELQMEGSVG from the coding sequence ATGACCACCGAGATCAGCCACCCCGAGCTCGAGGGCCTGGGTCGGTACGAGTACGGCTGGGCCGACTCCGACACCGCCGGTGCCACCGCCAAGCGCGGTCTGAACGAGGATGTCGTCCGCGACATCTCCTCGAAGAAGAACGAGCCCGAGTGGATGCTCAAGCTGCGTCTCAAGGGTCTGCGGCTCTTCGACAAGAAGCCCATGCCGACCTGGGGCTCCGACCTCTCCGGCATCGACTTCGACAACATCAAGTACTTCGTGCGGTCCACCGAGAAGCAGGCCGAGTCCTGGGAGGACCTGCCGGAGGACATCAAGAACACGTACGACAAGCTCGGCATCCCCGAGGCGGAGAAGCAGCGCCTCGTCGCCGGTGTCGCCGCCCAGTACGAGTCCGAGGTCGTCTACCACCAGATCCGCGAGGACCTGGAGGAGCAGGGCGTCATCTTCGTCGACACCGACACGGCGCTGAAGGAGCACGAGGAACTCTTCAAGGAGTACTTCGGCACCATCATCCCGGTCGGCGACAACAAGTTCGCCTCCCTGAACACCGCCGTCTGGTCCGGCGGATCGTTCATCTACGTGCCGAAGGGCGTGCACGTCGAGATCCCGCTCCAGGCCTACTTCCGTATCAACACGGAGAACATGGGCCAGTTCGAGCGGACGCTGATCATCGTCGACGAGGACGCCTACGTCCACTACGTCGAGGGCTGCACCGCCCCGATCTACTCCTCGGACTCGCTGCACAGCGCCGTCGTCGAGATCATCGTCAAGAAGGGCGGCCGCTGCCGCTACACGACCATCCAGAACTGGTCGAACAACGTCTACAACCTGGTGACCAAGCGCGCCGTCGCCTACGAGGGCGCCACCATGGAGTGGGTCGACGGCAACATCGGCTCCAAGGTCACCATGAAGTACCCGGCCGTCTACCTGATGGGCGAGCACGCCAAGGGCGAGACCCTGTCCATCGCCTTCGCGGGCGAGGGCCAGCACCAGGACGCCGGCGCCAAGATGGTCCACATGGCCCCGAACACCTCCTCCAACATCGTCTCCAAGTCGGTGGCGCGAGGCGGCGGCCGCACCTCCTACCGCGGTCTCATCGAGATCGGCGAGGGTGCCCCGGGCGCCAAGTCCAACGTGCTCTGCGACGCGCTGCTCGTCGACACGATCTCCCGCTCGGACACGTACCCCTACGTGGACGTGCGCGAGGACGACGTCTCCATGGGCCACGAGGCCACCGTCTCCAAGGTCTCCGAGGACCAGCTCTTCTACCTGATGAGCCGCGGCCTCACCGAGTTCGAGGCCATGGCGATGATCGTCCGCGGCTTCGTCGAGCCCATCGCCAAGGAACTCCCGATGGAGTACGCCCTGGAGCTCAACCGGCTGATCGAGCTGCAGATGGAGGGCTCGGTGGGCTGA
- a CDS encoding metal-sulfur cluster assembly factor: protein MTENAEATMKPASEEEVREALYDVVDPELGIDVVNLGLIYGIHIDDANIATLDMTLTSAACPLTDVIEDQAKSATDGIVSELKINWVWMPPWGPDKITDDGREQLRALGFNV, encoded by the coding sequence ATGACCGAGAACGCCGAGGCCACGATGAAGCCGGCCTCCGAGGAAGAAGTCCGCGAGGCGCTGTACGACGTCGTCGACCCCGAGCTGGGCATCGACGTCGTCAACCTGGGCCTGATCTACGGCATCCACATCGACGACGCGAACATCGCGACGCTGGACATGACCCTGACGTCGGCGGCCTGCCCGCTGACCGATGTGATCGAGGACCAGGCGAAGTCCGCGACGGACGGGATCGTCAGCGAACTGAAGATCAACTGGGTCTGGATGCCCCCGTGGGGCCCCGACAAGATCACGGACGACGGCCGCGAGCAGCTGCGCGCGCTCGGCTTCAACGTCTGA
- the dapA gene encoding 4-hydroxy-tetrahydrodipicolinate synthase produces MSTPPSHPARPFGRALCAMITPFAADGGLDLDEAGKLAARLVGEGCDGLVLNGTTGESPTTTDAEKAALVRAVREAVGPGPSVLSGVGTPDTRHTAELARQAEAAGADGLLVVTPYYSRPPQQAVEAHFLKVADATGLPVMVYDIPGRTGTRVEPATMRRLAEHPRIVAVKDCAYDLLGSARVIAETPLAYYSGCEEMNLPLYAVGGAGYVSTVANVAPRQLRAVLDAFDAGDTAEAARLNARLLPLAEKMMAAGLPGTVTAKALLGGPVREPLQPADRETADGLRGLYEALLQAESVVEVLPRIAACSRTSSSGSSI; encoded by the coding sequence ATGAGCACTCCCCCCTCCCACCCGGCACGCCCCTTCGGCCGTGCGCTCTGCGCGATGATCACACCGTTCGCGGCGGACGGCGGGCTCGACCTCGACGAGGCGGGCAAGCTGGCCGCCCGGCTCGTCGGCGAGGGCTGCGACGGTCTGGTCCTGAACGGCACCACCGGTGAGTCGCCGACCACCACCGACGCCGAGAAGGCCGCGCTCGTCCGCGCCGTCCGGGAGGCCGTCGGACCGGGCCCCTCGGTCCTGTCGGGCGTCGGGACCCCGGACACCCGGCACACGGCCGAGCTGGCCCGCCAGGCCGAGGCGGCGGGGGCGGACGGACTGCTCGTCGTCACCCCGTACTACAGCCGCCCGCCGCAGCAGGCCGTCGAGGCCCACTTCCTCAAGGTCGCGGACGCGACCGGGCTGCCCGTGATGGTCTACGACATCCCCGGCCGGACGGGCACCCGCGTCGAGCCGGCGACGATGCGGCGGCTCGCTGAGCACCCGCGGATCGTGGCGGTGAAGGACTGCGCGTACGACCTGCTGGGCTCGGCCCGGGTGATCGCGGAGACCCCGCTCGCGTACTACTCGGGCTGCGAGGAGATGAACCTGCCGCTGTACGCGGTCGGCGGCGCCGGCTATGTCAGCACGGTGGCCAACGTGGCGCCCCGTCAGCTGCGCGCGGTCCTCGACGCCTTCGACGCGGGAGACACGGCGGAGGCGGCCCGGCTCAACGCCCGGCTGCTGCCGCTCGCCGAGAAGATGATGGCCGCGGGCCTGCCCGGCACGGTGACCGCCAAGGCGCTGCTCGGCGGCCCGGTGCGCGAACCGCTGCAGCCCGCCGACCGGGAGACGGCCGACGGGCTGCGGGGGCTGTACGAGGCGCTGCTTCAGGCGGAGTCGGTGGTGGAGGTCCTGCCGAGGATCGCGGCATGCTCCAGGACGTCCTCCAGCGGGTCGTCGATCTGA
- the sufD gene encoding Fe-S cluster assembly protein SufD: protein MAEAQNIPAGSTTAGSIAVAAESTVATRMSAPPSFDVADFPVPHGREEEWRFTPLARLRGLHDGTAVASGEGVKVEIEAPEGVTVETVGREDERLGKAGTPVDRVAAQAYSSFEKASVVTVAKEAVLTEPIRITVHGEGGVAFGHQVIELGAFAEAVVVLDHSGDAVLAANVDYVLGDGAKLTVVSVQDWDEKAVHVAQHNALVGRDASFKSVIVTFGGDVVRIHPRVAYAAPGGEAELFGLYFTDAGQHQEHRLLVDHNTPHCKSNVAYKGALQGQDAHAVWIGDVLIQAAAEGTDTYELNRNLVLTDGARVDSVPNLEIETGEIAGAGHASATGRFDDEQLFYLMSRGIPQAEARRLVVRGFFAELVQQIGLPDVEERLIAKIEAELEASV from the coding sequence ATGGCTGAGGCTCAGAACATCCCGGCGGGTTCCACCACCGCCGGCTCGATCGCGGTGGCCGCCGAGTCCACCGTCGCCACGCGCATGAGTGCGCCCCCGTCCTTCGACGTCGCGGACTTCCCCGTCCCGCACGGTCGTGAGGAGGAGTGGCGGTTCACCCCGCTCGCCCGCCTCCGCGGCCTGCACGACGGCACCGCCGTCGCCTCCGGCGAGGGCGTCAAGGTCGAGATCGAGGCCCCCGAGGGCGTCACCGTGGAGACCGTCGGCCGCGAGGACGAGCGCCTCGGCAAGGCCGGCACGCCCGTGGACCGCGTCGCCGCGCAGGCGTACTCCTCCTTCGAGAAGGCCTCGGTCGTCACCGTCGCCAAGGAGGCGGTGCTCACCGAGCCGATCCGCATCACCGTGCACGGTGAGGGCGGCGTCGCCTTCGGCCACCAGGTCATCGAGCTCGGCGCCTTCGCCGAGGCCGTCGTGGTCCTCGACCACTCCGGCGACGCGGTGCTCGCCGCCAACGTCGACTACGTCCTGGGCGACGGCGCCAAGCTGACCGTCGTCTCCGTGCAGGACTGGGACGAGAAGGCCGTCCACGTCGCCCAGCACAACGCGCTGGTCGGCCGTGACGCCTCCTTCAAGTCCGTCATCGTCACCTTCGGCGGCGACGTCGTCCGCATCCACCCGCGGGTGGCGTACGCGGCGCCCGGTGGCGAGGCCGAGCTGTTCGGTCTGTACTTCACCGACGCCGGCCAGCACCAGGAGCACCGCCTCCTGGTCGACCACAACACCCCGCACTGCAAGTCCAACGTGGCCTACAAGGGCGCGCTGCAGGGCCAGGACGCGCACGCCGTCTGGATCGGCGACGTGCTCATCCAGGCCGCGGCCGAGGGTACGGACACGTACGAGCTCAACCGGAACCTGGTCCTCACGGACGGCGCCCGGGTCGACTCCGTACCGAACCTGGAGATCGAGACCGGCGAGATCGCCGGCGCCGGTCACGCCTCGGCCACCGGGCGTTTCGACGACGAGCAGCTCTTCTACCTGATGTCCCGCGGCATCCCGCAGGCCGAGGCCCGTCGCCTCGTCGTCCGCGGCTTCTTCGCGGAGCTCGTCCAGCAGATCGGTCTGCCGGACGTCGAGGAGCGCCTCATCGCCAAGATCGAGGCCGAGCTGGAGGCCTCCGTCTGA
- the dapD gene encoding 2,3,4,5-tetrahydropyridine-2,6-dicarboxylate N-succinyltransferase, which produces MTTAPRTTGAVAAGLATIAGDGTVLDTWYPAPELTEAAGPAGTERLTPDEAVNALGEGAAKALGVDARRGVEVVAVRTVISSLDEKPLDAHDAYLRLHLLSHRLVKPHGQSLDGVFGLLANVAWTSLGPVAVDDIEKVRLNARAEGLHLAVTGIDKFPRMTDYVAPAGVRIADADRVRLGAHLAAGTTVMHEGFVNFNAGTLGTSMVEGRISAGVVVGNGSDIGGGASTMGTLSGGGNVVISIGERCLIGAEAGVGIALGDECVVEAGLYVTAGTRVTMPDGEIVKARDLSGASNILFRRNSVTGAVEARPNNAVWGGLNDILHSHN; this is translated from the coding sequence ATGACCACTGCTCCTCGCACCACCGGCGCCGTCGCCGCCGGCCTCGCCACCATCGCCGGCGACGGCACCGTTCTCGACACCTGGTACCCCGCCCCCGAGCTGACCGAGGCGGCCGGCCCCGCCGGCACCGAGCGGCTCACCCCCGACGAGGCCGTGAACGCCCTCGGCGAAGGCGCCGCCAAGGCCCTCGGCGTGGACGCCCGCCGGGGCGTCGAGGTGGTCGCCGTCCGGACCGTCATCTCCTCGCTCGACGAGAAGCCGCTCGACGCCCACGACGCCTACCTGCGTCTGCACCTGCTCAGCCACCGTCTGGTCAAGCCGCACGGCCAGAGCCTGGACGGCGTCTTCGGCCTCCTCGCCAACGTCGCCTGGACCTCGCTCGGTCCCGTCGCCGTCGACGACATCGAGAAGGTCCGCCTCAACGCGCGCGCCGAGGGCCTGCACCTCGCCGTCACCGGCATCGACAAGTTCCCGCGGATGACCGACTACGTGGCGCCCGCCGGTGTCCGGATCGCCGACGCCGACCGGGTCCGCCTCGGCGCCCACCTCGCGGCCGGCACCACCGTCATGCACGAGGGCTTCGTCAACTTCAACGCCGGCACCCTCGGCACCTCGATGGTCGAGGGCCGCATCTCCGCGGGTGTCGTCGTCGGCAACGGCTCCGACATCGGCGGCGGCGCCTCCACCATGGGCACCCTGTCGGGCGGCGGCAACGTCGTCATCTCGATCGGTGAGCGCTGCCTCATCGGCGCCGAGGCGGGCGTCGGCATCGCGCTCGGTGACGAGTGCGTCGTCGAGGCCGGTCTCTACGTCACCGCCGGCACCCGGGTCACGATGCCCGACGGCGAGATCGTGAAGGCCCGCGACCTCTCCGGCGCCTCGAACATCCTGTTCCGCCGCAACTCGGTCACCGGCGCCGTCGAGGCCCGTCCGAACAACGCGGTCTGGGGCGGGCTGAACGACATCCTCCACAGCCACAACTGA
- a CDS encoding DMT family transporter, producing MGYGLLAGAIAAEILATTSMKYSEGFTRIWPSIVTGVGYVVAFALLAQALKTLQVGTAYAIWAGVGTAAVAAIGILFLGETLSLAKIAGIVLIVAGVVVLNLGGAH from the coding sequence ATGGGATACGGACTGCTCGCGGGCGCCATCGCGGCGGAGATACTCGCCACCACCTCCATGAAGTACAGCGAGGGCTTCACCAGGATCTGGCCGTCGATCGTCACCGGCGTGGGCTACGTGGTGGCCTTCGCGCTCCTGGCGCAGGCGCTCAAGACGCTCCAGGTCGGCACCGCGTACGCCATCTGGGCCGGCGTCGGCACCGCGGCCGTCGCCGCCATCGGCATCCTCTTCCTCGGTGAGACCCTCAGCCTCGCCAAGATCGCGGGGATCGTCCTCATCGTCGCCGGGGTCGTCGTCCTCAATCTCGGCGGCGCTCACTGA
- the sufU gene encoding Fe-S cluster assembly sulfur transfer protein SufU: protein MKLDSMYQDVILDHYKHPHGRGLRDGDAEVHHVNPTCGDEITLRVKYDGSRIEDVSYEGQGCSISQASASVLNELLVGKELADAQKIQGTFLELMQSKGQIEPDDAMEEILEDAVAFAGVSKYPARVKCALLSWMAWKDATAQALGDAAERKSA from the coding sequence GTGAAGCTCGATTCGATGTACCAGGACGTCATCCTGGACCACTACAAGCACCCGCACGGGCGCGGTCTTCGGGACGGCGACGCCGAGGTGCACCACGTCAACCCGACGTGCGGCGACGAGATCACGCTCCGCGTGAAGTACGACGGCTCGCGCATCGAGGACGTGTCGTACGAGGGCCAGGGCTGCTCCATCAGCCAGGCCTCGGCGTCCGTGCTCAACGAGCTGCTCGTCGGCAAGGAGCTGGCGGACGCGCAGAAGATCCAGGGCACCTTCCTGGAGCTGATGCAGTCCAAGGGCCAGATCGAGCCCGACGACGCGATGGAGGAGATCCTGGAGGACGCGGTCGCGTTCGCCGGAGTCTCCAAGTACCCGGCCCGTGTGAAGTGCGCGCTGCTCAGCTGGATGGCGTGGAAGGACGCGACCGCCCAGGCCCTGGGCGACGCGGCGGAGAGGAAGTCGGCATGA
- a CDS encoding TetR/AcrR family transcriptional regulator, giving the protein MARPRRHDPDRRDRIVDAALRVAGRSGIAGLSHRTVAAEADVPLGSTTYHFASLDELLVAALHKADEGFGRLLRERLARTSPDADLAAALARLMGEWMSGERAQVELEYELYLAALRRPALRPVAAEWAETVVSALSLRTDPGTARALLALVDGICLQSLLTGVPYDEEYARVMLARVLRPA; this is encoded by the coding sequence ATGGCCCGCCCCCGCCGCCACGACCCCGACCGGCGCGACCGGATCGTCGACGCGGCCCTCCGGGTCGCCGGGCGCTCCGGGATCGCCGGGCTCAGCCATCGCACCGTGGCCGCCGAGGCCGATGTGCCGCTGGGCTCCACGACGTACCACTTCGCCTCCCTCGACGAACTCCTCGTCGCCGCGCTCCACAAGGCCGACGAGGGCTTCGGACGGCTGCTGCGCGAGCGCCTCGCCCGCACCTCGCCCGACGCCGACCTGGCCGCGGCGCTGGCCCGCCTGATGGGGGAGTGGATGAGCGGCGAACGCGCCCAGGTGGAGCTGGAGTACGAGCTCTATCTCGCCGCCCTGCGGCGCCCCGCGCTCCGGCCGGTCGCCGCCGAATGGGCCGAGACCGTGGTCTCCGCCCTCTCCCTTCGCACCGACCCCGGCACCGCACGCGCCCTGCTCGCCCTCGTGGACGGCATCTGCCTCCAGTCCCTGCTCACCGGAGTGCCGTACGACGAGGAGTACGCGCGCGTGATGCTGGCGCGGGTGCTGCGCCCCGCGTGA
- a CDS encoding GNAT family N-acetyltransferase has translation MILRDLTLRPATRAELPAVLALLADEDTVVDPASVTVTEAYERAFADIEADPRNEMLVLTDGELVLGCLQVTYIPGLGRGGAERALVEAVRIRADRRGGGLGRELMERAAGRARDRGCALVQLTSGKRRTDAHRFYASLGYARSHEGFKLAL, from the coding sequence ATGATCCTTCGTGACCTGACCCTGCGTCCCGCGACCCGGGCGGAGCTTCCCGCCGTCCTCGCGCTCCTCGCCGACGAGGACACGGTCGTGGACCCCGCCTCGGTGACGGTCACCGAGGCGTACGAGCGGGCCTTCGCGGACATCGAGGCCGATCCGCGCAACGAGATGCTCGTGCTGACGGACGGTGAACTGGTCCTGGGCTGCCTCCAGGTCACGTACATCCCGGGGCTGGGCCGGGGCGGAGCCGAGCGCGCCCTGGTCGAGGCGGTCAGGATCAGGGCCGACCGGCGCGGCGGCGGCCTCGGCCGGGAGCTGATGGAGCGGGCCGCGGGCCGCGCGCGGGACCGCGGCTGCGCGCTGGTCCAGCTCACCAGTGGCAAGCGGCGGACGGACGCCCATCGCTTCTACGCCTCCCTGGGATACGCGCGCAGCCACGAGGGCTTCAAGCTCGCGCTCTGA